One Brassica napus cultivar Da-Ae chromosome C2, Da-Ae, whole genome shotgun sequence DNA window includes the following coding sequences:
- the LOC125582303 gene encoding uncharacterized protein LOC125582303 — MNLIISQIEDPEILPIPIKNLVGKSFCFGLSITSDNVSNGSTTFKVAEVWSGDHIHRIESLSEPVSLIGSSSSTLSTSEVLCIDHNKESSSEDVTTPFSKRKEGDAELNDMNSTSKKLCAKNIKMEKTKED; from the exons ATGAA CCTTATTATCTCACAGATTGAAGACCCAGAGATTCTACCTATTCCTATCAAAAATTTGGTTGGAAAATCGTTTTGTTTTGGTCTTTCCATCACAAGTGATAATGTATCCAACGGATCAACTACTTTTAAGGTAGCTGAGGTCTGGTCTGGGGATCATATTCATAGAATCGAATCACTCTCAGAACCAGTATCTCTAATTGGGTCCAGTTCATCTACTCTATCTACCAGTGAG GTTCTGTGCATTGATCATAACAAAGAGAGTTCATCTGAAGATGTTACAACACCTTTCTCTAAGCGTAAGGAAGGAGATGCTGAGCTTAATGACATGAATTCTACATCTAAGAAGTTATGTGCTAAGAACATCAAAATGGAGAAGACAAAGGAAGATTAG
- the LOC125582304 gene encoding replication protein A 70 kDa DNA-binding subunit A-like yields the protein MTGARNMVLIDDLKPFKDEWRVRVKLLHSWKPSKTNFGGETLELILADETGQKIHASCRRSLMYRVQRDLPVGEWRVVENFKISGTGGQYRPTKLQYKMTILGDTTIIRTDYRNDNHFLSPARYEEIGTENLKTYFLIDILGQVVKLGRIMTVEVKGEERKRVLFRLRDTSGNEVACCLWGQYAEQIESHISESKDDTIICLIRFAKISEFRGELQITNAYDASLLMLNPTMEEAIDFKQK from the exons ATGACTGGCGCAAGAAATATGGTTTTGATCGACGATCTCAAACCTTTCAAAGACGAATGGCGAGTCCGTGTCAAACTTCTTCATTCGTGGAAACCATCGAAAACGAATTTCGGCGGGGAGACTCTTGAGTTAATCCTTGCAGACGAGACA GGTCAAAAAATTCATGCATCTTGCAGAAGATCACTGATGTATCGTGTTCAACGAGATCTACCTGTAGGAGAATGGAGAGTGGttgaaaattttaagataaGCGGTACTGGAGGTCAATACAGACCAACAAAACTTCAATACAAAATGACCATCCTTGGAGACACAACCATAATCCGTACTGATTATCGTAATGATAATCACTTCCTTTCGCCGGCGAGATACGAGGAAATTGGAACTGAAAACCTGAAAACGTATTTTCTAATTG ATATTCTTGGACAAGTGGTCAAACTTGGAAGAATCATGACGGTTGAAGTTAAGGGCgaggagaggaagagagttctGTTTCGTTTGCGTGATACAAG tGGTAATGAAGTAGCATGTTGCTTATGGGGACAATACGCTGAGCAAATTGAATCCCATATTTCAGAATCCAAAGATGATACTATTATATGCTTGATCCGCTTTGCCAAAATCAGTGAATTTAGAG GTGAGTTGCAAATCACCAACGCGTATGATGCTTCACTTTTGATGCTCAACCCAACAATGGAGGAAGCTATTGATTTTAAACAGAAGTAA
- the LOC106408132 gene encoding uncharacterized protein LOC106408132 codes for MAEESYNTVEIFVEEVENEKMLNRYWRQGAEKNSTKAKKAAMLRQNICVEDYDELEDVLSVPFELSNTSYQAMSFSRPNRRRKLNVVMSSDSDDEPVKETVPLAADPSVPSREELLETSCYQYETSKLSCVNEVSQSVDVSCVPESSYVPETLMDSEAELSPRAVSCGHFDGRVEVTMSEDVAQLKEIYIDRFFRVSIASRTRETNAESSDGTMMMEDCFKEYVGSSQKMRQVIDECSRIDFGTIFKTAKKTKHDTVQESWKKLCSSHTDMKPYLDSEPVEAPQVLDLTHQITNLISEADLTCSRYLNLVAMEPTMNVSGDLDTSGYVLEQMTSIVAEQGFSFFTNQIATTVSFPTLSATMVLVVDETKKDHTWSGGSCLDMKPETHLDVLKCERMVLLSSVLESVVPLRSLRGRAFHEYASFIGQISRANPSNLSGVMENSRRQRLQALNQLTK; via the exons ATGGCGGAAGAAAGTTACAACACAGTTGAAATATTTGTTGAAGAGGTGGAGAACGAAAAAATGCTCAATAGATACTGGAGACAAGGCGCAGAAAAGAACAGCACAAAAGCCAAGAAAGCAGCCATGTTAAGGCAAAACATTTGTGTTGAAGATTATGATGAATTAGAAGACGTCTTGAGTGTTCCGTTTGAACTTAGCAATACTTCCTACCAAGCAATGTCTTTCTCTCGGCCAAACAGAAGGAGGAAGCTCAATGTTGTGATGTCTTCTGATTCAGATGATGAACCGGTGAAGGAAACAGTCCCACTAGCAGCTGATCCTTCAGTTCCTTCCAGAGAAGAGTTATTGGAAACAAGTTGTTATCAGTACGAGACATCAAAACTCTCTTGCGTCAATGAGGTGTCCCAGTCAGTTGATGTCTCATGTGTACCAGAATCTTCATATGTTCCAGAAACTTTGATGGATAGTGAAGCTGAGCTGTCTCCAAGAGCAGTATCTTGTGGTCATTTTGATGGAAGAGTCGAAGTGACCATGAGTGAGGACGTTGCCCAATTAAAAGAGATATACATAGACAGGTTTTTCAGAGTTTCGATTGCTTCAAGAACACGTGAGACCAATGCAGAATCTTCTGATGGGACAATGATGATGGAAGATTGTTTTAAGGAATATGTAGGGAGTTCCCAGAAGATGCGACAAGTAATAGATGAATGCAGCCGTATAGATTTTGGTACGATATTCAAGACCGCTAAAAAAACGAAGCATGATACGGTGCAAGAATCATGGAAAAAACTTTGTTCGAGTCATACTGATATGAAACCATACTTGGATTCAGAACCTGTAGAAGCTCCACAAGTTCTTGATCTCACTCATCAGATAACCAATCTAATTTCAGAAGCTGACCTGACGTGTTCTAGATACCTGAATCTT GTTGCTATGGAGCCAACGATGAACGTTTCTGGAGACCTTGACACGTCTGGTTATGTGCTTGAACAGATGACTTCCATTGTGGCAGAGCAAGGATTTAGCTTTTTCACAAACCAAATTGCTACAACAGTATCCTTCCCCACTTTGTCAGCCACCATGGTACTAGTTGTAGACGAGACAAAGAAGGATCATACATGGAGCGGTGGAAGCTGTTTGGATATGAAACCAGAAACACATCTAGACGTATTAAAATG tGAGCGAATGGTACTGCTTTCCAGCGTATTAGAGTCGGTAGTCCCTCTGAGATCATTGAGAGGAAGAGCCTTCCATGAATATGCTTCATTCATAGGGCAGATTTCAAGAGCTAATCCCTCTAATTTATCTGGAGTCATGGAGAATAGCAGGCGGCAACG TTTGCAAGCGCTTAACCAGCTGACGAAATGA